Proteins from a genomic interval of Staphylococcus debuckii:
- a CDS encoding MFS transporter, with protein MRQFNQLSRTLKARMLCDFLLTLSSTAILPFMALYLTTMINAVFTGIFLMTTIIVGFIVSFIGGYVSDHFERKRVISFVHGIYTFCLVVLIITVNMHDIGLILFCTTFFIFTITNSFKMPILEAAVMDAIHPAKREFIYRFFYWMNNIATAIGMLIGAALYAEHRHVLFGLFLVANLISWYAFVFIYDVHQKFANHDSLDSVVKKFVRGYVQVFKDKSYSILVLAFSLVFMAEASLDTYVVVRLQKTFEPLSFLGIEIDGVRIFTSIMIVNTITVVFLTFYINRLVESYSKKVIFLIGMICYTFGYGMITSANTFLLIIVFAFIATIGEIIYSPIYNAERFALTPEDARGVYSSISSLGFTTSKILAQLGLVIGAFLTPWMMSIYTGLIVLIGFILMYLVLFKTSKVPENQK; from the coding sequence ATGCGACAATTTAATCAACTTTCCAGAACATTAAAAGCTAGAATGCTCTGCGACTTTTTGTTAACCCTCTCTAGTACTGCGATTTTACCATTCATGGCGCTTTACTTGACTACAATGATTAATGCAGTTTTTACTGGTATTTTCTTAATGACGACTATAATTGTCGGATTTATTGTGTCTTTTATCGGAGGTTATGTTTCTGATCACTTTGAGCGCAAAAGAGTAATCAGTTTTGTCCACGGTATTTATACATTTTGTTTAGTTGTACTGATAATTACAGTGAATATGCATGACATCGGTTTAATCTTATTTTGCACTACCTTCTTCATCTTTACTATTACCAATTCTTTCAAAATGCCTATTCTAGAGGCAGCAGTTATGGATGCCATTCATCCAGCAAAGCGCGAGTTCATATATCGTTTTTTCTATTGGATGAATAACATCGCGACTGCAATCGGCATGTTAATCGGTGCAGCGTTATATGCTGAACATCGTCACGTGCTATTTGGGCTTTTTCTCGTTGCGAACTTGATCAGTTGGTACGCCTTTGTATTCATCTATGATGTGCATCAGAAATTTGCGAATCATGATTCTTTAGATTCTGTGGTGAAAAAGTTTGTGCGCGGTTACGTTCAAGTCTTTAAAGATAAATCTTATAGCATTTTGGTTTTGGCATTCAGTTTGGTCTTCATGGCTGAAGCAAGCCTCGATACTTATGTCGTTGTTCGTCTGCAAAAGACATTTGAGCCGCTTTCTTTTTTAGGAATTGAAATTGATGGCGTGCGTATTTTTACTTCGATTATGATTGTCAATACAATCACTGTGGTATTCTTAACATTTTATATTAATCGCTTAGTAGAAAGCTATTCGAAGAAAGTGATATTTCTAATCGGAATGATTTGTTATACGTTTGGTTATGGCATGATAACTTCTGCTAATACATTCTTATTAATTATAGTGTTTGCATTTATCGCAACTATTGGAGAAATTATCTATTCTCCGATTTATAATGCTGAAAGGTTTGCATTAACACCTGAGGATGCGAGAGGTGTATACAGTTCAATCAGTTCATTGGGTTTTACAACTTCAAAAATACTCGCCCAATTAGGTTTGGTGATTGGAGCATTTCTGACCCCATGGATGATGTCTATTTATACTGGTTTGATAGTTTTAATCGGATTCATCTTAATGTATTTAGTATTGTTTAAAACATCCAAAGTACCAGAAAACCAAAAATAA
- a CDS encoding DUF3899 domain-containing protein, whose protein sequence is MNKYIQWLIWVLFAPLVSLIIWGFKAHTWPNYIDILFIVSMVLFIAGFVVILVQDGVFDATSYGFRRIRYQMAGKKHQKAWKDDEFMNPKQAKRDFYLVEAWAKRITIINALFIFLCLCAILTF, encoded by the coding sequence ATGAATAAATATATACAATGGTTAATTTGGGTGTTATTTGCACCTTTAGTAAGTTTAATAATTTGGGGATTCAAGGCACATACATGGCCAAATTATATAGACATTTTATTTATCGTCAGTATGGTCTTATTTATTGCGGGGTTTGTAGTTATCTTAGTTCAAGATGGCGTCTTTGATGCGACCAGCTATGGTTTTAGACGTATTCGCTATCAGATGGCTGGTAAGAAGCATCAAAAAGCCTGGAAAGATGATGAATTTATGAATCCTAAACAAGCAAAGAGAGATTTCTATTTAGTAGAAGCTTGGGCAAAGCGGATAACAATTATAAATGCACTTTTCATATTTTTATGTTTATGTGCAATATTGACTTTTTAA
- the opp3b gene encoding oligopeptide ABC transporter permease, with translation MLRYVLKRFGYMLISLFIIMTITFFLMKLMPGSPFNDAKLSADQKEILNETYGLNDPVIVQYLHYLKNVVTGDFGVSFQYHNQPVWDLIQPRLGPSMEMGLTAMVIGIILGLILGVAAATKQNTWVDYSSTVISVIAVSVPSFVLAVLLQYVFSVRLRWFPVAGWEGISTAVLPSLALSAGVLATVARYIRAEMIEVLSSDYILLARAKGNSMMRVLFGHALRNALIPVITIIVPMLAGILTGTLTIENIFGVPGLGDQFVRSIQTNDFSVIMATTLLFSTLFIVSIFIVDILYGIIDPRIRVQGGKK, from the coding sequence ATGCTTAGATATGTACTCAAACGTTTTGGATACATGTTGATTTCTTTGTTCATCATTATGACTATCACTTTCTTCTTAATGAAATTGATGCCAGGTTCACCATTTAATGATGCAAAGTTAAGTGCTGATCAAAAGGAAATTTTAAATGAGACATACGGTTTAAATGATCCAGTCATCGTGCAGTACTTACATTATCTGAAAAACGTAGTTACAGGAGATTTCGGAGTATCGTTCCAATATCATAACCAACCTGTTTGGGATTTAATACAGCCTAGATTAGGACCTTCCATGGAAATGGGATTAACGGCGATGGTTATCGGTATAATTTTAGGATTGATTTTGGGGGTAGCAGCTGCAACGAAACAAAACACATGGGTGGATTACTCATCTACAGTAATTTCAGTTATTGCTGTATCAGTTCCATCATTCGTATTAGCAGTATTGTTACAATATGTATTTTCAGTAAGATTAAGATGGTTCCCAGTAGCAGGTTGGGAAGGCATTTCTACAGCCGTCTTACCATCTCTAGCACTTTCAGCGGGCGTACTTGCAACTGTTGCACGATACATACGAGCGGAAATGATTGAAGTGCTGAGTTCGGATTATATCTTATTAGCAAGAGCCAAAGGGAATTCTATGATGCGTGTGCTTTTCGGTCATGCACTAAGAAATGCTTTAATTCCAGTTATTACAATTATCGTTCCGATGTTAGCAGGTATTTTAACAGGGACACTAACAATCGAGAACATCTTCGGGGTACCAGGACTAGGGGATCAATTCGTAAGATCCATTCAAACGAATGACTTCTCTGTCATTATGGCCACTACACTTTTATTCAGTACGTTATTTATTGTATCGATTTTCATTGTAGATATTCTGTATGGAATTATCGATCCGCGTATTAGAGTGCAAGGAGGTAAGAAATAA
- the opp3C gene encoding oligopeptide ABC transporter permease has translation MAENREHLHGDYSNAALTHTTDGENAPDFLLVEQDIEREPEIQRESKNFWQDAWSQLRRNKLAVIGMIGLILIIIMALIGPLMSSHDYAEQDVNRRNLPAKIPVLDKVPFLPFDGQGADGTNAYKDAGVKENFWFGTDQLGRDLWSRTWQGAQVSLFIGVVAAALDIFIGVVYGAISGFFGGRIDDIMQRIIEIIASIPNLIVVILFVLIFEPSIWTIILAMAITGWIGMSRVVRGEFLKLKGQEFVLASRTLGASKSKLIFRHILPNTLGAIVVTSMFTVPSAIFFEAFLSFIGIGVPAPKTSLGSLVNDGRAMLLIHPHELFIPALILSLLILFFYLFSDGLRDAFDPKMRK, from the coding sequence ATGGCAGAAAATAGAGAACACTTGCATGGAGATTACTCCAATGCAGCATTAACACATACTACAGATGGAGAAAATGCACCAGATTTCTTACTTGTAGAACAAGATATTGAAAGAGAACCTGAAATTCAACGCGAAAGTAAAAACTTCTGGCAAGATGCATGGAGTCAATTAAGACGAAATAAATTAGCGGTCATCGGTATGATTGGCTTGATTTTAATCATTATTATGGCATTAATTGGTCCTTTGATGAGTAGCCATGATTATGCAGAACAAGACGTTAACCGACGTAATTTACCAGCTAAAATTCCAGTATTGGATAAGGTTCCCTTCTTGCCATTTGATGGGCAAGGGGCAGATGGAACCAATGCTTATAAAGATGCTGGCGTCAAAGAGAACTTCTGGTTCGGTACAGACCAATTAGGACGTGATTTATGGTCACGTACTTGGCAAGGGGCGCAAGTTTCACTCTTTATCGGGGTTGTAGCAGCTGCACTAGATATTTTTATCGGTGTAGTGTACGGAGCAATATCCGGATTCTTTGGAGGACGGATAGATGATATAATGCAACGAATTATTGAAATTATTGCTTCTATTCCAAACTTAATCGTTGTAATCTTATTCGTATTGATTTTCGAACCTTCTATTTGGACAATTATTCTTGCCATGGCCATTACCGGATGGATTGGGATGAGCCGTGTAGTGCGTGGAGAATTCTTGAAATTAAAAGGACAGGAATTTGTCTTAGCATCTAGAACATTAGGGGCTTCAAAATCAAAATTAATCTTCAGACACATTTTGCCGAATACATTAGGAGCGATTGTTGTAACTTCAATGTTTACAGTACCAAGTGCGATTTTCTTCGAAGCTTTCTTAAGTTTCATCGGTATCGGGGTGCCTGCACCAAAAACATCGCTTGGCTCGTTAGTCAATGATGGACGCGCCATGTTATTAATTCATCCACATGAATTATTTATTCCGGCATTAATTTTAAGCTTATTAATCTTATTCTTCTACTTGTTCAGTGATGGATTGCGTGATGCATTCGATCCGAAAATGCGTAAATAA
- a CDS encoding ABC transporter ATP-binding protein encodes MAERILEVNDLHVSFDIDAGEVQAVRGVDFYLNKGETLAIVGESGSGKSVTTKALTKLFQGDVGRIKKGRIDFLGEDLVNKPEKELIKLRGKDISMIFQDPMTSLNPTMQIGKQVMEPLMKHRGFNKTQAKKRALEILDMVGLPNAKERFKAYPHQFSGGQRQRIVIATALACEPKVLIADEPTTALDVTMQAQILDLMKELQKKIDTAIIFITHDLGVVANIADRVAVMYGGQMVETGDVDEIFYDPQHPYTWGLLSSMPDLETGTETELVAIPGTPPDLLHPPKGDAFAARSQYALGIDFKEAPPWFQVSPTHFVKSWLLDERSPKVQPPELVVKRQRAMPNKFEHAERVERVAFNEG; translated from the coding sequence ATGGCAGAAAGAATATTAGAAGTAAACGACTTGCATGTCTCCTTTGATATCGACGCAGGAGAAGTGCAAGCAGTCAGAGGCGTAGATTTTTATTTAAACAAAGGGGAAACTTTAGCGATTGTAGGAGAATCTGGTTCTGGTAAATCAGTGACTACAAAAGCATTAACAAAGTTGTTCCAAGGTGATGTCGGCCGCATTAAAAAGGGCAGAATCGACTTTTTAGGAGAAGATTTAGTTAACAAGCCGGAAAAAGAGCTGATTAAACTAAGAGGAAAAGACATTTCTATGATTTTCCAAGACCCGATGACTTCTTTGAATCCTACAATGCAAATTGGCAAGCAAGTTATGGAACCTTTGATGAAACACCGAGGATTTAATAAAACGCAAGCTAAGAAGAGAGCGCTGGAAATCTTAGATATGGTGGGACTTCCTAATGCTAAAGAGCGTTTTAAAGCTTATCCTCACCAATTCTCAGGAGGACAAAGACAGCGTATTGTTATCGCAACTGCTTTAGCTTGCGAACCTAAAGTACTCATTGCGGACGAGCCGACAACCGCATTAGACGTAACAATGCAGGCTCAAATTCTAGATTTGATGAAAGAATTGCAAAAGAAAATCGATACGGCCATTATCTTTATCACACATGATTTAGGGGTTGTTGCCAATATAGCGGACAGAGTTGCAGTGATGTATGGTGGTCAAATGGTAGAAACAGGAGATGTAGATGAAATCTTCTACGACCCACAACATCCATATACTTGGGGATTATTATCTTCTATGCCTGACTTAGAAACTGGTACTGAAACAGAACTAGTGGCTATTCCAGGTACACCACCTGACTTATTACATCCACCTAAAGGGGATGCGTTTGCAGCCAGAAGCCAATATGCTTTAGGTATCGATTTTAAAGAAGCGCCGCCATGGTTCCAAGTTTCACCGACGCATTTTGTAAAATCATGGCTGTTGGATGAACGTTCTCCTAAAGTACAACCGCCAGAATTGGTGGTTAAACGTCAAAGAGCAATGCCGAATAAATTTGAGCACGCTGAACGTGTAGAAAGGGTGGCGTTCAATGAAGGATAA
- a CDS encoding ABC transporter ATP-binding protein: MKDNQNKDFKETSGALEKQDKIDKEQAEIKEQRQPAEDKEVLVQVKNLKQYFNVGKRNEVRAIENISFDIYKGETFGLVGESGCGKSTTGKALIKLNDATSGEVYYEGVNIQDIKNRKDMLKFNKKIQMIFQDPYASLNPRLKVMDIIAEGIDIHKLAKNTKDRKKRVYDLLETVGLNKEHANRYPHEFSGGQRQRIGIARALAVEPEFIIADEPISALDVSIQAQVVNLLLKLQQEKNITFLFIAHDLSMVKYISDRIAVMHFGKIVEIGSAEEIYNHPLHPYTQSLLSAVPQPDPESERTRTRITYKENAEENPNRSLQEIKPDHYVFVTDQEAEELKQRLEQTV; this comes from the coding sequence ATGAAGGATAATCAAAATAAAGATTTTAAAGAAACAAGCGGAGCATTAGAAAAGCAAGATAAAATTGACAAAGAACAAGCAGAAATAAAAGAACAACGCCAACCAGCTGAAGATAAAGAAGTATTAGTTCAAGTTAAAAATCTAAAGCAATACTTTAATGTTGGAAAACGTAACGAAGTCCGTGCCATTGAAAATATTTCGTTTGATATTTATAAAGGGGAAACATTCGGTTTAGTGGGAGAATCTGGTTGCGGTAAATCCACAACAGGAAAAGCACTGATTAAATTAAATGATGCAACAAGCGGAGAAGTGTATTACGAAGGGGTTAATATTCAAGATATTAAAAACCGTAAAGACATGTTGAAATTCAATAAGAAAATTCAAATGATTTTCCAAGATCCATATGCTTCGCTTAATCCGAGATTGAAAGTTATGGATATTATCGCTGAAGGTATTGATATTCATAAATTAGCGAAGAATACTAAAGATCGTAAGAAGCGAGTGTATGATTTATTAGAGACAGTTGGATTGAATAAAGAACATGCTAACCGTTATCCCCATGAATTCTCAGGTGGGCAAAGACAACGTATCGGTATTGCCCGAGCGTTGGCAGTTGAACCAGAATTCATCATTGCTGACGAACCGATTTCAGCATTGGATGTCTCTATTCAAGCGCAAGTTGTCAACTTATTGTTGAAATTGCAACAGGAAAAAAATATTACATTCCTGTTCATTGCGCATGACTTATCGATGGTGAAATATATTTCCGACCGTATTGCTGTAATGCATTTCGGTAAAATTGTAGAGATCGGTTCAGCGGAGGAAATTTATAATCATCCTTTACATCCTTATACACAATCTTTGTTATCAGCAGTACCACAGCCTGATCCAGAAAGTGAGCGTACAAGAACACGTATTACTTATAAAGAAAATGCAGAAGAAAATCCGAATCGCTCTCTGCAAGAAATCAAACCTGATCATTATGTTTTTGTGACGGATCAAGAAGCGGAAGAATTGAAACAAAGATTAGAACAAACGGTGTAA
- a CDS encoding peptide ABC transporter substrate-binding protein: MKKKLISFALMLGIAGLVLSGCSQGGGIYDGKGQVYREVIPQDMSTLDNVLATDEVSFNTYNQVFEGLYTLDGKDKIQPGVAKSKPKKSNGGKTLTIDLRKNAKWSNGDPVTANDFVFAWKKALKPETASEYAYIMYDLKNAQKINEGKMPADKLGVKALNKYKLQIELNKPLPYFEQMLAFGTYMPQNEKIAKKYGKRYGTTANKVVYNGPFKVKDWKVEDKILLEKNEDYWDKKAVKLDKVSYKILKDQQAGASLYDTGSADVTEITSEQVDKYKKNPALFKRLFASTFFIKLNEKQQKEFKNKDMRYAIAQSINKKDYVDTVLNNGSSPFDGFTAKETAILKDGKDYASLVKSPLKYNTNEAKSHFEKAKKALGKDKFTFTLNTQDTASSKISAQFIKSQIEKNLPGVTINIKQLPFKQRVTAELSMNYSMSISGWGPDYPDPMAFLDTMTTGNAQNNTDWGSKHYDDMLKEANGPLLKKPDERINKLKDAEEFMLSEAPVAPLYQQGRAYLKNPQIKGVVYHQVGGKDSLKHAYIDKSIDRETGKKKKDK, encoded by the coding sequence ATGAAGAAAAAATTAATTTCGTTTGCCTTAATGCTTGGGATTGCAGGGTTAGTTTTAAGCGGGTGCAGTCAAGGCGGCGGTATTTATGACGGGAAAGGGCAAGTTTATCGAGAAGTAATTCCTCAGGATATGAGCACATTAGATAATGTTTTAGCTACCGATGAAGTATCTTTTAATACTTATAATCAAGTGTTTGAAGGTTTGTATACTTTAGATGGTAAAGATAAGATTCAACCAGGAGTAGCAAAGAGTAAGCCGAAAAAAAGTAACGGTGGTAAAACATTGACGATAGATTTAAGAAAAAATGCCAAATGGTCAAATGGCGATCCGGTTACAGCTAATGATTTTGTTTTTGCTTGGAAAAAAGCTTTAAAACCAGAAACGGCATCTGAATATGCCTATATTATGTATGACTTAAAAAATGCACAAAAAATTAATGAAGGTAAAATGCCTGCCGATAAATTAGGCGTTAAAGCTTTAAATAAATATAAACTTCAAATTGAATTAAATAAACCATTACCATACTTTGAACAAATGCTTGCCTTTGGTACATATATGCCGCAAAATGAAAAAATCGCTAAAAAATATGGTAAGCGATATGGAACAACAGCTAATAAAGTTGTTTATAATGGTCCATTTAAAGTAAAAGACTGGAAAGTAGAAGATAAAATTCTTTTAGAAAAAAACGAAGACTATTGGGATAAAAAAGCAGTTAAGTTAGACAAAGTCAGCTATAAAATTTTAAAAGACCAACAAGCAGGTGCTTCTTTATATGATACAGGTTCTGCTGATGTTACAGAAATAACATCTGAACAAGTAGATAAATATAAAAAGAATCCAGCTTTGTTTAAAAGATTATTTGCTTCTACATTTTTTATAAAATTAAATGAAAAGCAACAGAAAGAATTCAAAAATAAAGACATGCGCTATGCCATTGCACAGTCTATCAATAAAAAAGATTATGTTGATACCGTGTTAAATAATGGTTCGTCACCATTTGATGGATTCACTGCAAAGGAAACGGCTATTCTTAAAGATGGAAAAGATTATGCATCATTAGTGAAATCTCCGCTGAAATATAATACGAATGAAGCTAAATCTCATTTTGAAAAAGCGAAGAAAGCACTTGGAAAAGATAAATTTACTTTCACTTTAAATACCCAAGATACAGCTTCCTCTAAAATTTCAGCACAATTTATCAAATCGCAAATCGAAAAGAATTTGCCAGGGGTAACAATCAATATAAAACAATTACCATTTAAACAACGTGTAACTGCAGAATTATCAATGAATTATTCTATGTCTATATCTGGATGGGGGCCTGATTATCCTGATCCAATGGCATTCTTAGATACTATGACTACTGGAAATGCTCAAAATAATACAGATTGGGGCAGTAAACATTATGATGATATGTTGAAAGAAGCCAATGGTCCTCTTTTAAAGAAACCTGATGAAAGAATAAATAAATTAAAAGACGCCGAAGAATTTATGTTGAGTGAAGCTCCAGTTGCGCCACTTTATCAACAGGGTAGAGCATACTTGAAAAATCCACAAATTAAAGGTGTGGTTTATCACCAAGTTGGTGGCAAGGATTCATTGAAACATGCATATATTGATAAGAGCATCGATAGAGAAACAGGAAAGAAAA